In Vitis riparia cultivar Riparia Gloire de Montpellier isolate 1030 chromosome 19, EGFV_Vit.rip_1.0, whole genome shotgun sequence, the following proteins share a genomic window:
- the LOC117909664 gene encoding vesicle-associated protein 4-1-like — translation MGIADRRKPSSEGKLWRLCPFWQSGNGSPSSSSTQNFQQHKIRGRRHVDDTDTRSSPSKVSSVARSFLPTRRRLRLDPANNLYFPYEPGKQVKSAVRMKNTSRSHVAFKFQTTAPKSCYMRPPGGILAPGESIIATVFKFMEHPENNEKNEKQLDQKSNVKFKIMSLKVKAGMDYVPELFDEQKEKVSVERILHVVFLDVERPSPALEKLKRQLAEAEAAVEARKKPPPEIGPRVIGEGLVIDEWKERREKYLAQQQVEAVDSV, via the exons ATGGGAATCGCCGACCGCCGCAAGCCGTCATCGGAGGGGAAGCTCTGGCGGCTCTGTCCGTTTTGGCAATCAGGGAACGGTTCGCCGTCGTCGTCGTCGACTCAAAACTTTCAGCAGCATAAAATCAGGGGCCGCCGCCACGTGGACGACACGGATACGCGGTCGTCTCCGAGCAAGGTCTCGTCGGTGGCGAGATCATTTCTTCCAACTCGCCGGAGGCTCAGGCTTGATCCGGCGAACAATCTCTACTTTCCTT ATGAACCTGGAAAACAGGTCAAGAGCGCCGTCAGGATGAAAAACACTAGCAGGTCTCACGTAGCCTTCAAG TTCCAAACTACCGCACCTAAGAGCTGTTACATGCGCCCTCCTGGCGGCATTCTTGCTCCTGGGGAAAGCATTATTGCAACTG TTTTCAAGTTCATGGAGCATCCTGAGAAcaatgagaaaaatgagaaacaacTTGATCAGAAGAGCAATGTTAAGTTTAAGATAATGAGCTTGAAGGTGAAAGCAGGAATGGACTATGTACCTGAACTG TTTGATGAGCAAAAGGAGAAAGTATCTGTTGAGCGAATTTTGCATGTTGTCTTCTTAGATGTGGAGCGCCCTAGTCCT GCATTGGAAAAACTAAAGCGTCAGTTGGCTGAAGCTGAGGCTGCGGTTGAAGCACGCAAGAAACCTCCACCAGAGATAGGTCCCCGTGTTATTGGTGAAGGTCTAGTCATAGATGAATGG AAAGAGCGCAGAGAGAAATATCTGGCTCAGCAACAGGTTGAAGCTGTAGACTCGGTGTAA